Proteins from a single region of Anaeromicrobium sediminis:
- a CDS encoding Ppx/GppA phosphatase family protein, whose product MDKYGAIDVGTNSIRLLLWEEKEGKIYRKKTLNSTRIGQKVDHTGRLSQEGIKISVDAIEEFVSMAENKGIKNIPIIATSAVRDAKNRNEFVDAVLCRTGKKVHVIEGKEEARLGYLGVIMGLDEVGNILIIDIGGGSTEFIYGDRKNIKLLESIDIGAVRLTEKFIKNELVTKGEEEKLIDYIDESIKDIIGNMKDKPIDWVVGIGGTATTMASMDKKMMIYDEDEVHNTKLEIKNIEMIIGQLKKMTLEERKHMAGLQPKRADIIYTGAVILKRILDRIGKDKILISEYDNLEGLVYEQKKSEVI is encoded by the coding sequence ATGGATAAATATGGAGCTATAGATGTGGGAACTAATTCCATAAGGCTTCTCCTATGGGAAGAAAAAGAGGGTAAAATATATAGAAAAAAAACATTAAATAGTACTCGAATTGGACAGAAGGTTGATCATACAGGACGTTTGTCTCAAGAAGGAATAAAAATTAGTGTGGATGCTATAGAAGAATTTGTATCCATGGCAGAGAATAAAGGGATTAAAAACATTCCAATAATAGCTACTAGTGCTGTTAGGGATGCTAAAAATAGAAATGAATTTGTAGATGCTGTACTTTGTAGAACAGGTAAAAAAGTCCATGTAATAGAAGGTAAAGAAGAGGCTAGATTAGGATACTTAGGTGTTATAATGGGCCTAGATGAAGTGGGGAATATTCTCATAATAGATATTGGTGGCGGAAGTACAGAGTTTATTTATGGAGATAGAAAAAATATTAAACTATTGGAAAGTATAGATATAGGAGCCGTTAGATTAACAGAAAAATTCATTAAAAATGAATTGGTTACAAAGGGAGAAGAAGAAAAACTTATAGATTATATAGATGAAAGTATAAAAGATATAATAGGTAATATGAAGGATAAACCTATAGATTGGGTTGTGGGTATAGGTGGTACAGCTACAACTATGGCATCTATGGATAAAAAAATGATGATTTACGATGAAGATGAGGTTCATAATACTAAGTTAGAAATAAAAAATATAGAAATGATTATAGGTCAATTAAAGAAAATGACTTTAGAGGAAAGAAAGCATATGGCAGGATTACAACCTAAAAGGGCTGATATTATATATACAGGGGCTGTAATTCTAAAAAGGATATTAGACAGAATTGGAAAAGATAAAATACTTATAAGTGAATATGATAATTTAGAAGGATTAGTATATGAACAAAAAAAGAGTGAGGTTATTTAA
- a CDS encoding S1 RNA-binding domain-containing protein: protein MPVEIGKVVEGTVTSITSFGAFIQLSEGKTGLCHISEVADGYVKDIASHLQENQKVKVKIIGLDEKGKISLSIRKAMPKTNNANANAASGNRPKRFKKQDGPQWKKKPQERGLSFEDKLSQFLKDSDERQQHSKKSMKASRRSNGHGAKRSI from the coding sequence ATGCCCGTTGAAATAGGTAAAGTTGTAGAGGGCACTGTTACAAGTATAACTAGCTTTGGTGCTTTTATTCAACTATCAGAAGGAAAGACAGGTTTATGCCATATCTCAGAGGTGGCAGATGGATATGTAAAGGATATAGCTTCTCATTTACAGGAAAACCAAAAGGTTAAGGTTAAAATCATTGGTTTAGATGAAAAGGGGAAAATAAGTTTATCTATTAGAAAGGCTATGCCTAAAACTAATAATGCTAATGCCAATGCCGCTAGTGGTAATAGGCCAAAGAGATTTAAGAAACAGGATGGTCCTCAATGGAAAAAGAAACCACAAGAGAGAGGTTTGAGTTTTGAGGATAAGCTTTCTCAATTCTTAAAAGATAGTGATGAAAGACAACAACATTCAAAGAAATCTATGAAGGCTTCTAGACGTTCAAATGGACATGGAGCAAAGAGAAGTATCTAA
- a CDS encoding FtsB family cell division protein, translating to MQKRKRKKIKVLHIILALLLLYVGGTFAYCKVKIHRLEQEKIILEERLEGLKETKKSLEYEYENSNSIEYVERVAREELKMVKKNEIIYIDANKSIKP from the coding sequence ATGCAAAAGAGAAAAAGAAAAAAAATTAAAGTTTTGCATATAATTTTGGCATTATTGTTATTATATGTAGGAGGAACATTTGCATATTGCAAAGTAAAAATACATAGATTAGAGCAAGAAAAAATAATTCTAGAGGAAAGATTAGAAGGTTTAAAGGAGACTAAGAAATCCTTAGAATATGAGTATGAAAACAGTAATAGTATAGAGTATGTGGAAAGGGTTGCTAGGGAAGAACTAAAAATGGTTAAGAAAAATGAAATTATATACATAGATGCAAATAAATCCATAAAACCTTAG
- the yabQ gene encoding spore cortex biosynthesis protein YabQ — protein sequence MLTYVSEQTYVFLVTLYGGIIIGFIYDLYRIFRLIFSPKKIATMVEDFIFWILISIIATLVLVFGNEGQIRFYTIAGFLVGALSYNLLLSKIIITCIVKFLIKLKKIIIKLVVNPIKKLFQIGKIPIRKVKKITKPHVRKLKRIKRIPNRVMKDTKKYLKYIKDKK from the coding sequence ATGTTGACATATGTATCTGAGCAGACCTACGTGTTTTTAGTGACTTTATATGGTGGAATAATTATTGGATTTATATATGATCTATATCGTATATTTAGGCTCATATTCTCACCTAAGAAGATAGCTACTATGGTAGAGGATTTTATATTTTGGATACTTATATCTATAATAGCCACGCTAGTATTAGTATTTGGAAATGAAGGTCAAATAAGATTTTATACTATAGCAGGCTTTTTAGTAGGGGCCCTGTCTTATAATTTGCTTTTGAGTAAGATCATAATTACCTGTATAGTAAAATTTTTGATTAAGCTAAAAAAGATTATTATAAAATTAGTAGTTAATCCTATAAAAAAACTATTCCAAATAGGTAAAATTCCTATTAGGAAGGTAAAAAAAATCACAAAGCCCCATGTGAGAAAATTAAAGAGAATAAAAAGGATACCAAATAGGGTAATGAAAGATACGAAAAAATACCTAAAGTACATTAAAGATAAAAAATAA
- the yabP gene encoding sporulation protein YabP, which translates to MEERRSIKGRSQNIILEDREKISVSGVEHVHSFDENTVILETIRGVLTIRGSELDMNKLNLEDGNVVVKGTVDSMVYTDKDSLGSKGVGFLGKMFK; encoded by the coding sequence ATGGAAGAAAGAAGAAGTATAAAGGGAAGAAGTCAAAATATTATTCTTGAAGATAGAGAAAAAATAAGTGTGTCCGGAGTTGAACATGTTCATAGCTTTGATGAAAATACTGTAATACTAGAGACTATTAGAGGGGTTTTAACTATAAGAGGTAGTGAGTTAGATATGAATAAATTAAATCTAGAAGATGGAAATGTGGTTGTTAAGGGAACTGTAGATTCTATGGTATATACAGATAAGGATTCATTAGGAAGCAAAGGAGTAGGTTTCTTAGGTAAGATGTTTAAATAA
- a CDS encoding RNA-binding S4 domain-containing protein, whose amino-acid sequence MRLDKFLKNSRLIKRRTVAKEACEQGRVKINDKLAKPSSEVNINDNISITYGERESVIKVLELLEHVTKETSKTMYEVIK is encoded by the coding sequence ATGAGACTAGATAAATTTCTTAAAAATTCTAGATTGATTAAGAGGCGAACTGTAGCAAAGGAAGCCTGTGAACAAGGAAGAGTAAAAATAAACGATAAATTGGCCAAACCTTCTTCGGAAGTGAATATAAATGATAATATAAGTATTACATATGGTGAAAGAGAATCTGTTATAAAGGTTTTAGAATTATTAGAACATGTAACTAAGGAAACCTCTAAGACCATGTATGAAGTAATTAAGTAG
- a CDS encoding HU family DNA-binding protein has product MNKAELVASMADKAGLTKKDAEAALNAFMKSVEEALVDGGKVQLVGFGTFDVRERKARQGRNPRNPEQVIEIPASKAPVFKAGKALKDMVNA; this is encoded by the coding sequence GTGAATAAAGCGGAATTAGTAGCAAGCATGGCTGACAAGGCTGGTTTAACTAAGAAGGATGCTGAGGCGGCATTAAATGCATTTATGAAAAGCGTTGAAGAAGCATTAGTTGACGGAGGAAAGGTTCAATTAGTTGGATTTGGAACTTTCGATGTTAGAGAAAGAAAAGCTAGACAAGGAAGAAACCCAAGAAATCCAGAACAAGTAATTGAAATCCCAGCTTCTAAGGCACCTGTATTCAAAGCAGGAAAAGCATTAAAAGATATGGTAAATGCTTAA
- the yabN gene encoding bifunctional methyltransferase/pyrophosphohydrolase YabN: MNKLTVVGLGPGSKNYLTIGALDKLKESKKVYLRTKKHPVVKYLDEIGIKYETFDHIYEETEDFNRVYESIVDTILNLLKEDEITYAVPGSPFVAESTVTLLDEKGIDIDYIESSSFIEAMLYVLKKDPVEGLTIVDALRLDYQIPNTRTNVIVTQVYDKITASNVKLKMMEYYNDDHEIIVIRGAGIEGIEKIHHVKLYEMDHLDDYDYLTSIYVPKIENNIKNPRNISDLVDIMKLLRSEDGCPWDREQSHESLKPYVIEEAYEVVEAIEEKDSMLLEEELGDLLLQVVFHAQIARENYEFTLNDIIKGISEKLVSRHPHVFKDLNLQNSDEVITTWEEIKREEKKEESYTEGLKRIPKSLPALIKSYKVQKKAAGVGFDWDKVEDAIGKVHEELGELLEIYKSQKKERIEEELGDLIFAVVNVARFLKVDPEIALNRTTKKFIERFAFIEECAKIQEKDLKDMSLQEMDKLWDEAKKSEKHT, from the coding sequence TTGAATAAATTAACTGTTGTAGGATTAGGGCCAGGAAGCAAAAATTACTTGACTATAGGGGCCTTAGATAAACTAAAAGAATCAAAAAAAGTATATTTAAGAACTAAAAAACATCCTGTAGTTAAATATTTAGATGAAATAGGAATAAAATATGAAACTTTTGACCATATTTACGAAGAAACAGAAGATTTTAATAGGGTATATGAAAGTATAGTAGATACCATATTAAATTTACTTAAAGAGGATGAAATAACTTACGCAGTGCCAGGTAGCCCCTTTGTAGCTGAATCTACTGTGACCCTTTTAGATGAAAAGGGTATAGATATAGATTATATAGAATCTAGCAGTTTTATAGAGGCTATGCTTTATGTCCTTAAAAAGGATCCTGTGGAAGGATTAACTATAGTAGATGCCTTAAGATTAGATTATCAAATACCTAATACTAGAACTAATGTTATAGTAACTCAAGTATATGATAAAATTACAGCTTCTAATGTAAAACTTAAAATGATGGAATATTATAATGATGACCATGAAATCATAGTTATAAGGGGAGCTGGAATTGAAGGTATAGAAAAAATACATCATGTAAAGCTATATGAAATGGATCATTTAGATGATTATGACTATTTGACTAGTATATATGTACCAAAAATCGAAAATAATATAAAAAACCCTAGAAATATTAGTGATTTAGTGGATATAATGAAATTACTAAGAAGTGAAGATGGTTGTCCTTGGGATAGAGAGCAAAGTCATGAAAGTTTAAAGCCTTACGTAATTGAAGAAGCTTATGAAGTAGTGGAAGCCATAGAAGAGAAAGATTCCATGTTACTTGAAGAAGAACTTGGAGATTTACTTTTACAAGTGGTATTTCATGCTCAAATAGCCCGTGAAAATTATGAGTTTACTTTAAATGACATAATTAAAGGAATTAGTGAAAAACTAGTATCTAGACATCCTCATGTATTTAAAGATTTAAATCTTCAAAATTCAGATGAAGTAATAACAACCTGGGAAGAGATTAAACGTGAGGAGAAAAAAGAGGAAAGTTATACGGAAGGTTTAAAGAGAATTCCAAAGAGTTTGCCTGCATTGATTAAAAGTTATAAGGTACAAAAGAAGGCTGCTGGTGTAGGTTTCGACTGGGATAAAGTGGAAGATGCCATAGGAAAAGTTCATGAAGAATTAGGTGAATTACTAGAAATTTACAAATCACAGAAAAAGGAAAGAATAGAAGAAGAACTAGGAGATTTAATATTTGCTGTTGTAAATGTGGCAAGATTTTTAAAGGTAGACCCGGAAATTGCCTTAAATAGAACTACAAAAAAGTTTATAGAAAGGTTTGCATTTATTGAAGAATGTGCTAAAATACAAGAGAAAGACCTTAAGGACATGTCTTTGCAAGAAATGGACAAACTATGGGATGAAGCAAAAAAATCAGAAAAACATACATAA